Proteins encoded in a region of the Enterococcus gilvus ATCC BAA-350 genome:
- a CDS encoding amino acid ABC transporter ATP-binding protein — MLTIEKLNKSFEETHVLKEIDLTFQPGETTVILGPSGSGKSTLLRSIDLLETPDSGRITINQDDLSFPRNLSFRQLKEYRGHFSIVFQAYNLFPHLTVIQNVMEGPTQVKKIPKTQAREQAEQLLTKVGLLDKAAERPNQLSGGQMQRVAIARALAMEPEFMLYDEPTSALDPELAQEVLQVIKDLAESGNGQIVVTHHLEFARKVADRIVFLEDGRVTFDGPTQAFFESENPRIQRYLQQFL, encoded by the coding sequence ATGTTAACCATTGAAAAATTAAACAAAAGCTTTGAGGAGACACACGTCCTAAAAGAGATCGACCTGACGTTTCAACCTGGCGAGACGACCGTCATTTTAGGTCCCTCTGGTTCAGGAAAAAGCACGCTGCTGCGTTCGATCGATCTCCTAGAGACACCAGACAGCGGCAGGATCACGATCAATCAAGATGACCTTTCGTTTCCTCGGAATCTATCCTTCCGCCAGCTAAAGGAATACCGCGGACATTTCAGTATTGTTTTTCAAGCCTACAATCTTTTTCCTCATTTAACGGTGATTCAAAACGTTATGGAGGGACCGACGCAGGTCAAGAAGATCCCAAAAACGCAGGCACGAGAACAAGCAGAGCAGCTTTTGACAAAAGTAGGTTTACTGGATAAAGCGGCAGAGCGCCCGAACCAATTATCCGGTGGACAAATGCAGCGGGTAGCCATTGCACGGGCACTGGCGATGGAGCCTGAGTTTATGCTGTATGATGAACCTACTAGCGCTCTAGATCCAGAATTGGCACAGGAAGTACTGCAGGTGATCAAAGATTTGGCCGAATCAGGCAATGGGCAGATCGTTGTGACCCACCACCTGGAATTCGCCCGTAAAGTCGCCGACCGGATCGTTTTCCTTGAAGACGGACGAGTGACCTTCGACGGCCCTACACAAGCCTTTTTTGAGAGTGAGAATCCGCGAATACAACGCTATCTGCAACAGTTTTTGTAG
- a CDS encoding PTS sugar transporter subunit IIA — protein MRSVILVGHGDGCLGMKQSAESILGEQSNLTAISLGMSEGMESYVSRLEKTISEQEQFGFNEWLILSDIKGGTPSNVATLVAKNSSIIHVVSGYHLAMILTACTNETILPDDLIQETTQMIQKII, from the coding sequence ATGAGAAGCGTAATACTGGTTGGGCATGGTGATGGTTGCTTAGGTATGAAGCAATCTGCAGAATCTATTTTAGGTGAACAATCAAATTTAACAGCCATCTCTTTAGGCATGAGTGAAGGTATGGAGAGTTATGTGAGCAGACTGGAAAAAACTATTTCTGAACAAGAACAATTTGGCTTTAATGAATGGCTGATACTGAGTGACATAAAGGGAGGAACCCCTAGTAATGTTGCTACGTTGGTTGCTAAAAATTCTTCAATTATTCATGTAGTTTCTGGTTATCATTTGGCGATGATCTTAACTGCATGTACAAATGAAACGATTTTACCTGATGATTTGATTCAAGAAACAACTCAAATGATTCAGAAAATTATTTAA
- a CDS encoding PTS system mannose/fructose/N-acetylgalactosamine-transporter subunit IIB, whose translation MSIALTRIDERLIHGQVAYSWSVAYQVDEIVVVDDQIVNDEMQKMLLEMAVPEGRAFKLLSIMEAVDYLKENNSTKTFLVVKTPQVILDLVKSGVALESINVGGMYFKAEKEEITKTVYVSEDEKIIFRELGTKGVQLDLRTAPGDKSIDLLTKI comes from the coding sequence ATGAGTATTGCTTTAACTAGAATTGATGAACGGTTGATCCATGGACAGGTAGCTTATTCTTGGTCCGTTGCGTATCAAGTGGACGAGATTGTTGTGGTAGATGATCAAATCGTCAATGATGAGATGCAGAAAATGTTATTAGAAATGGCGGTACCAGAAGGAAGGGCGTTTAAGCTTCTATCAATAATGGAAGCGGTTGATTACTTGAAAGAAAATAACTCTACCAAAACCTTTTTGGTTGTTAAAACACCACAAGTAATCTTAGATTTAGTCAAATCTGGTGTCGCATTGGAGAGTATCAATGTCGGAGGTATGTATTTTAAAGCTGAAAAAGAAGAAATTACAAAGACGGTATATGTAAGTGAAGACGAAAAAATCATTTTCCGTGAATTGGGTACAAAGGGTGTCCAATTGGATTTGAGGACAGCTCCAGGGGACAAATCAATTGATTTATTGACAAAAATTTAA
- a CDS encoding cystathionine gamma-synthase, producing the protein MHLSTKLIHGGISEDPLTGAVSVPIYQTSTYRQKKLGQPGEFEYSRSGNPTRMALEELIAELEGGVKGFAFGSGLAAIHATLSLFQPGDHLILGDDVYGGTFRLLEKVFKPLGLTYTMVDSRDLTQLEAALTAETKALLLETPSNPLLKIIDLEKSAKWAKSHDLLTIVDNTFATPYLQQPLALGADIVLHSGTKYLGGHSDLVAGLATTNDAALAEKIGFYQNAIGGVLGPQDSWLLQRGIKTLGVRMEAHQKNAAIIAEELVKHPAVATVYYPGLSEHPGHEIAAKQMRGFGGMVAFELVDESSVAAFVESLEVITLAESLGGVESLIEVPAVMTHASIPKEQREASGIKDGLIRLSVGIEDIEDLKNDIYQALEGNE; encoded by the coding sequence ATGCATTTATCAACCAAATTGATTCATGGCGGTATCAGCGAAGATCCATTGACAGGGGCGGTCAGTGTCCCGATTTATCAGACGTCGACGTATCGGCAAAAAAAATTGGGACAGCCGGGAGAGTTTGAGTATTCTCGTTCTGGAAACCCAACGCGGATGGCTTTGGAAGAATTGATCGCGGAACTTGAAGGTGGCGTGAAGGGATTTGCCTTTGGGTCAGGTCTTGCTGCGATCCATGCGACATTGTCACTTTTCCAGCCGGGAGACCATTTGATTTTAGGCGACGATGTATATGGCGGGACATTCCGTTTATTGGAGAAGGTGTTCAAACCGTTAGGATTAACCTATACGATGGTGGACAGCCGTGATTTGACGCAACTAGAAGCGGCGTTGACAGCAGAGACCAAAGCTCTGCTGCTAGAAACACCTAGTAACCCGCTCTTGAAAATCATCGATTTGGAAAAAAGTGCAAAGTGGGCAAAGAGCCATGACTTATTAACAATTGTGGATAATACCTTCGCAACCCCGTATTTACAGCAGCCATTGGCATTAGGCGCAGACATTGTTTTGCACAGCGGGACAAAATATCTAGGGGGGCACAGTGATCTGGTCGCTGGTTTGGCAACAACGAACGATGCCGCACTTGCTGAAAAAATTGGCTTCTACCAGAACGCGATCGGTGGTGTCTTAGGGCCGCAGGACAGTTGGCTGTTGCAGCGGGGGATCAAAACGTTAGGCGTTCGGATGGAGGCGCATCAAAAAAATGCGGCGATCATCGCTGAAGAATTGGTCAAGCATCCTGCTGTAGCGACTGTTTATTATCCAGGTCTTTCTGAGCATCCGGGTCATGAGATCGCCGCGAAACAAATGCGCGGGTTTGGCGGGATGGTCGCGTTTGAGCTAGTGGATGAAAGCAGCGTTGCCGCATTTGTCGAATCACTGGAAGTGATCACCTTGGCAGAAAGTTTGGGCGGAGTAGAGAGCTTGATCGAAGTTCCTGCCGTTATGACCCATGCCTCGATTCCAAAAGAACAACGGGAAGCTTCTGGGATCAAGGATGGATTGATCCGCCTATCTGTGGGGATCGAAGACATAGAAGATTTAAAAAATGATATATACCAAGCCTTAGAAGGGAACGAATAA
- a CDS encoding PTS system mannose/fructose/sorbose family transporter subunit IID — translation MSLMETLLLSIFVAILITENYGYGYWMISRPIFAGPLIGLILGDLSTGLTVGASVELMFMGVLPIGGSVPPNAQIAGIIGTIYAIQSNSPALGISLALPIGILAQFLIMLAWNFNIYLVHKSDKVIKAGNTKKLERLHLTGILVFFLVFFLASFLAIQFGSGFVKNINDALPTWVSGGLQIASGLLPAIGMAMLLKMMDFKKFWPFFLIGFILSVYLELNVLAVSLLGLGIAAGISTIARNKTTSDTLTSQQSNEQEGSLIDKKDLHRVFLRSFFSMATINYERYISLGFGYSMIPALKKLYTNEAEYISALERHNEFFNCHPYTTNIVLGVSVALEEQRALGKSITDETIASTKTALMGPLSGIGDSVFKATFMTIFAAIGAGLALNGNILGPIVFIVPNVLLNIATRYFGVVWGYKLGVKLIAKMKNSDLIQKFVQGATIVGMMVTGSMVVNFVKIQLTAQWMSAGKQIKLQELMDQIFPSLLPLIITLVFYTALIKKKKAIYYLMIACFVIGLCGKFLGIL, via the coding sequence ATGAGTTTGATGGAAACTCTGTTATTAAGTATATTTGTAGCGATACTCATTACAGAAAATTATGGGTACGGCTATTGGATGATTAGTCGTCCTATTTTCGCAGGACCGCTAATTGGATTGATTTTAGGTGACTTATCCACTGGATTAACAGTAGGTGCTAGCGTTGAATTGATGTTTATGGGCGTGTTACCAATCGGCGGATCAGTACCACCTAATGCTCAGATTGCTGGGATTATCGGAACGATTTATGCGATTCAATCGAATTCTCCAGCTCTTGGTATTTCTTTGGCATTACCGATCGGTATTTTGGCACAGTTCTTGATTATGCTCGCATGGAATTTTAACATTTATCTCGTGCATAAATCAGATAAGGTCATCAAAGCAGGAAATACAAAAAAATTAGAACGATTGCATTTAACTGGAATTTTAGTGTTCTTCTTGGTATTTTTCCTTGCATCTTTTCTAGCCATTCAGTTTGGCAGCGGGTTTGTTAAAAATATTAATGACGCCTTACCAACTTGGGTATCTGGTGGTCTTCAGATTGCTTCTGGATTGCTACCTGCGATCGGGATGGCAATGTTGCTAAAAATGATGGATTTTAAAAAATTTTGGCCGTTCTTTTTGATTGGATTTATTTTATCAGTGTATCTTGAACTAAATGTGTTAGCTGTTTCTTTATTAGGATTAGGAATTGCTGCTGGTATTTCAACGATTGCCCGCAATAAAACGACATCTGATACTTTGACTTCTCAACAGTCAAATGAACAAGAGGGAAGCTTGATTGATAAAAAAGATCTTCATCGCGTATTTCTTCGCTCCTTTTTCTCGATGGCAACTATCAACTATGAACGTTATATTAGTTTGGGATTTGGGTACTCAATGATACCCGCACTAAAGAAACTCTATACAAATGAGGCAGAGTATATTTCAGCACTAGAGCGCCACAATGAGTTCTTTAACTGTCATCCTTATACAACGAATATCGTATTGGGCGTCTCTGTAGCGTTGGAAGAGCAACGGGCGTTAGGAAAAAGTATTACTGATGAAACTATCGCCTCAACGAAAACCGCTTTGATGGGACCATTATCCGGTATCGGCGATTCGGTTTTCAAGGCGACGTTTATGACGATTTTTGCAGCTATCGGAGCTGGACTAGCGCTTAATGGAAATATTTTAGGCCCTATCGTATTTATCGTACCTAATGTGTTGCTAAATATCGCGACGCGCTATTTTGGTGTTGTGTGGGGTTATAAATTAGGCGTCAAATTGATTGCAAAAATGAAAAATTCCGACTTGATCCAGAAATTTGTTCAAGGGGCTACAATCGTTGGTATGATGGTAACAGGATCAATGGTCGTGAATTTTGTCAAAATTCAATTAACAGCACAATGGATGAGTGCTGGAAAACAGATTAAATTACAAGAATTAATGGATCAAATATTTCCGAGTCTTCTTCCATTAATCATTACATTGGTCTTTTATACAGCCTTGATCAAGAAAAAGAAAGCTATTTACTACTTGATGATTGCTTGTTTCGTGATTGGGCTGTGCGGAAAATTTTTAGGAATCTTGTAA
- the dapB gene encoding 4-hydroxy-tetrahydrodipicolinate reductase codes for MIKTIIVGPRGKMGRLITEIAASEEEVCLIAGVGPKNRDYIGKDLGQAAMLGRDLGVPVVDNLAAVIEDCDVIIDFSTKEMGLETLSLAKTYKKALVCGTTGFSPEEKEVFYQASKEIPVLYAANTSKLMNVMNKLLQLATMAIGKETDIEILEMHDRWKKDAPSGTSKEMGELIAHELGVDFSELAVYGREGTGERQPGSIGYHSIRMGDTPSSHTVFFGGLGERLEISHHSTDWRGFAKGACDCAIFLAKQPPGYYAVSDVLEL; via the coding sequence GTGATCAAAACAATTATTGTCGGTCCGCGGGGGAAGATGGGACGATTGATCACGGAGATCGCCGCGTCAGAGGAAGAGGTGTGCTTGATTGCAGGCGTCGGGCCAAAGAATCGAGACTACATCGGAAAAGATTTAGGACAAGCAGCGATGCTGGGTCGGGATCTCGGTGTGCCCGTTGTGGATAATTTAGCGGCTGTCATTGAGGACTGTGACGTGATCATCGACTTTTCCACAAAAGAAATGGGACTAGAGACACTGAGCTTGGCGAAAACGTACAAGAAAGCGCTGGTTTGTGGAACAACCGGATTTTCGCCAGAGGAAAAAGAAGTGTTTTACCAAGCAAGTAAGGAAATTCCAGTGCTTTATGCGGCAAACACCTCCAAGCTGATGAACGTTATGAATAAGCTGCTGCAGCTTGCCACAATGGCGATCGGCAAAGAAACAGATATCGAAATTTTAGAGATGCACGACCGTTGGAAGAAGGATGCCCCCAGCGGCACTTCAAAGGAAATGGGGGAATTGATCGCCCATGAATTAGGCGTTGATTTTTCTGAGCTGGCCGTGTATGGTCGCGAAGGAACAGGCGAACGGCAGCCGGGTTCGATCGGGTATCATTCTATCCGAATGGGGGATACGCCCAGCAGCCATACTGTTTTTTTCGGAGGCTTAGGCGAACGATTGGAGATCAGCCACCATTCGACGGATTGGCGCGGGTTTGCGAAAGGCGCCTGTGATTGCGCGATCTTCTTGGCAAAACAGCCGCCGGGGTATTATGCAGTTTCAGATGTGTTGGAATTATAG
- a CDS encoding amino acid ABC transporter permease — translation MERTIDIIQSSALPLFWALLKMTIPLTLISFALGMVLALVTALARISKSRILNGIFFLYVWIFRGTPLLVQLFIVFFGLPSVGIQMDAWTAAILTFSLNTGAYASENIRSALLAIPQGQYESAASLGMSRWQILYRIIAPQAFKIALPPLSNNFVSLVKDTSLAASITIVEIFMTAQRIAARTYEPLLLYSMVAVYYLIFCTFLNYLQSVLEKRMVY, via the coding sequence ATGGAACGAACGATAGATATTATTCAAAGCTCAGCGCTGCCGCTTTTTTGGGCACTGCTAAAAATGACGATTCCTCTGACCTTGATTTCTTTTGCATTAGGGATGGTCTTGGCGCTGGTCACTGCCTTAGCCCGAATTTCAAAAAGTCGGATTCTAAACGGGATCTTCTTTCTCTATGTTTGGATCTTCCGCGGGACACCGCTTTTGGTCCAACTGTTTATCGTCTTTTTTGGACTTCCGTCAGTGGGGATTCAAATGGATGCATGGACAGCCGCAATCTTGACTTTTTCACTAAATACCGGCGCGTATGCTTCTGAAAACATTCGTTCCGCTTTATTAGCGATTCCCCAAGGTCAGTACGAATCTGCTGCTTCACTAGGGATGAGCCGATGGCAGATTCTGTACCGCATCATTGCGCCGCAAGCCTTTAAAATCGCGTTGCCGCCATTGTCCAATAACTTTGTCAGTTTGGTGAAGGACACGTCGCTGGCCGCAAGTATCACGATCGTTGAGATCTTCATGACGGCGCAGCGGATCGCGGCGCGAACGTATGAACCGTTGTTGCTCTACAGCATGGTCGCAGTCTATTACTTGATCTTTTGTACCTTCTTGAATTATCTGCAATCCGTGCTTGAAAAACGGATGGTCTATTAG
- a CDS encoding amino acid ABC transporter substrate-binding protein, with amino-acid sequence MKKSMIALISVLAVGILFLAGCQQKEDSNASSEKVLRVGTEGTYSPFSYRDDNDKLTGYDVDVAKAVAKKIGYKVTFVEAPWDSMLAAFDAKKSDVIFNQVSITPEREEKYLFSTPYSVSHPALIVNKDNNEIKDFSDLKGKTSAQSLTSNYAQMAEDLGADISSVDGFSKAVELVGDKRADATLNDDVTYYDYLNQKPDAPIKIVKTSDESTKVAAMFHKGDEKLAEKVDKAIKELEADGTLTKLSEQYFKKDISK; translated from the coding sequence ATGAAAAAATCAATGATCGCACTCATTAGTGTATTAGCTGTAGGTATCCTTTTCTTAGCGGGATGCCAACAAAAAGAGGACAGCAATGCAAGTTCAGAAAAAGTATTGCGTGTTGGGACGGAAGGTACGTATTCACCGTTTTCTTACCGTGATGATAACGACAAGCTGACTGGATATGACGTGGATGTCGCCAAAGCTGTAGCAAAGAAAATCGGGTACAAAGTAACATTTGTGGAAGCACCATGGGACTCCATGCTGGCTGCATTTGATGCGAAAAAATCAGATGTGATCTTCAACCAAGTGTCCATCACGCCAGAACGGGAAGAAAAATACTTGTTCAGCACGCCGTATTCTGTTTCTCATCCGGCGCTGATCGTGAACAAGGACAACAACGAGATCAAAGATTTCTCTGATTTGAAGGGCAAAACCTCCGCGCAATCCTTAACGAGCAACTATGCGCAAATGGCAGAAGATCTGGGTGCGGATATCTCCAGCGTCGATGGCTTCAGTAAAGCAGTCGAGTTGGTAGGGGACAAACGTGCAGATGCAACATTGAACGATGACGTGACCTATTACGATTACCTAAATCAAAAACCGGATGCACCGATCAAGATCGTGAAAACGTCTGATGAATCCACAAAGGTTGCAGCGATGTTCCATAAAGGGGACGAAAAGCTGGCAGAGAAAGTGGACAAAGCCATCAAGGAGTTGGAAGCGGACGGCACGTTGACGAAGTTGTCAGAACAGTATTTCAAGAAAGATATTTCTAAGTAA